CATTGAGGTCGGCGAGAAGGACGTTACCGTTGACTTTGGCCAGCTCCTCAATGAAATCGACAAGAACACCCTCGTCCTTGGTGAGATACTCCTTGAGAGCGACCTCAAGTTCATAGGCTACGAGGAGGTCAGCTTCAAGCCCTCAGTCGACGAGCTTCTCAAGCCTCCAGAGGAGAAAGAGGTCGTCGAGCTTGAGGAAGAGGTCAGCGAGCCTCTCGTTGAGAAGGCAGAAGGATCAGAAGAGGCTGAGGAGAAGGTGGAAGAGACAAAGGAGGAGCCTGAGGCCGGGAAGGTCGAGGAGAAGACGGAAGAAGCTGTTGAAGAGAAGGCCGAAGAACCGAAGGAAACCAGTGAGGCCGAGGAGCCAAAGAAGGAAGAGAAGCCCAAGAGGAAGACCACGAGGAAGAGCACCAAGGGCAGGAAAACCAGAAGGACGACCACCAGGAAGACCACCAGCAAGAAGAAGACCAAGGCCGCTGAGGAGAAGAAGGAAGAATCCGGAGAGGAGTGAAAGGCTTTTATTCCCCTTCTCCAACTTTTCTCCATGGAGGTCCGGAGAAATCCATGGGTTCTATACATTGCACTGCTGCTGTTCATCCTCCTCGTTCGCTACAGTGGTGGAGGTATCTTTCGGTGGGCAGGCTACAACTTGCTTTTCTACTTCGTCGCGCCCATGCTCCTCGCGAGACTGCTCGGATTCAAACCCTCCGAACTGGGTGTGCAGATCGGAAAGAAGGACGGGTACAAATGGGCGCTGATACTGTTTCTGCTGGCAATCCCCCTGAGTTTCTACGGCACGACGGTGCCGGAGATGAAGAACTACTACCCGATATTTGAGTACTCCGGCTGGGGCGATTTCTTCCTCAAGGAGCTGGCGGTCGGAGTGATAATGTTCTCCCACGAAGCATTTTACAGAGGGATTGTCCTCTTTCCGCTCGCTAGGAAGAACGAGTGGCTGGGCATACTCGCACAGGATGTCCCCTACACCCTCGTGCACATCGGCAAGCCGGGCATAGAGGTTCCATACTCGTTCGTAGCGGGGATAATCTTCGCCAAGCTCGACCTAAAGAGCGAGAGCTTTCTTCCAAGCTTCCTGCTCCACTGGTTCGGATCTGTTCTCTTCGACCTGCTCTGCGTCCTCCTCTGAGCGAAAGTTCTATTTAGTAGGAGGTGCAAACCTTTTCTATGTTCGGCTTTGAGATATACACCGGGCGCCGCTACTGGGAAATCGACCTACTGCGGGGCGTCGGAATAACGATGATGGTGATCTCGAACTTTGTAACCGACCTTCAGCTGTTTCTTAATTACTCCTCCCACAGGACTTTCTGGCTGGGGTTCGCCATCACCACCGCCTCGATATTCGTCTTCGCCTCCGGCCTCTCGATGTGGATAAGCTACTCCCGCACGCTGGGGAAAAAGCCCAACCCCTACTGGAAGTACCTCAGGCGATTTTTCAAGCTCTTTGGCCTTGGGCTGTTGATTACGGCCACCACCTATTTCCTGGGCATGACGATCCATTTCGGAATCCTCCATTTCCTTGGACTTGCGACGCTCCTCGGGGTGCTTTTTTACAGGTTCGGGCGTCTTAACGCGCTCTGGGCTGTGTTTTTCATTCTGGGGCATCTGGTTCTCCGAAACTTCCACGATGGGCTCTGGCTTCTGCCGGTGGGAGTCCTACCCGAGAACTACTTCGCCCCGGATTACTTCCCCGTATTCCCCTGGTTCGGGGTCTTCCTTCTCGGGATGGCTGCAGGAAGCGTTTTCTATCCGGACGGGAGGAGGAAAAGGGAGATTGGCCTCCCATCGAGTCCGCTAATTCATTTCGTCGCCTTCGCCGGGAGGCACACACTCCTGATATACCTGGTTCACCAGCCGATCCTCGTGGGCCTGCTGAGGCTCATTCACGGCCCTCTTCCCGGCCTTCCAGTTTAGTCTGAAGCCGGGCCGTTCCGTAGCCAACGAAGAGCACCTTGTCAGGATCCAACGCTCTTAGAACCTCCGGCCTGTGTGTGATTATGAGCGCCGTTATGCCAGCTTCCCGTATTATCTCGGCGACTTTCTTGGCCACCCTCATAGCCGTGAGTGTATCAAGGTGTGCCGCGAACTCGTCCATCAGGAGGAGATTGGGCTTTTCGGCCAGAAGGGACGCTATCTTTGCCCGCTCCTTCTGTCCAGTACTCAGCTCAGAGAACTTGGCCCGATACAGCACCGCATCGCTCAGGCCTGCCCTGTTGAGTATCTCCACAGCGGCGTTTATGTCCCTAATCTTCCTGTAGACGTGCTCCAGTATACTCTCGGAGCCGAAGTTCGGCTCGAACTCGCCGGGTATCAAGACCGAGGCTTTCACGTTCCCGGGGACGGCTATCTCCCCTCCGGTGGGCCTGAACCTCTCTTCCCACCACCCGTTGGCCGCTCCGAGGATCAGCCTCAGGAGCGTTGTCTTTCCCGCACCGCTGGCACCGACGACCGCTATCAGCTCCCCTGGCTCTATCTCAAAGTTGAGGTTCCTCAAAACGGGTCTCTGAATAACGCGGTGTCTCACGCCGAAGGCCTTCAGCAGTTCCTGGATCTCCTCAGGCAACCCCTTGATGTCGAGTTCGCTCTCGAAGACCTTGGAGACGTTTTTGAAGACTATCGGCCCGTCCAGGGGCTCAACCCTCCCGTAGCTCGGGCGCCACAGTCTCCCATCCTCCGGCGCGTACGGGTCTTCCTTCAAAAAGCGCTCTATGTACTCCTTGGCTTCTTCGGTGAGGGGATAGAAAAGCACCGGCCTCCCGCTCGCGGTCTCCCAGAGGAACCTGAAGCCGACCTTCTCGAAGAAGGGATTGTAGCGGGCCATCTGGGCTATGGTCTCAACGATGTGTTTTCTCTTCCTCATCTCTGGAATCCTGCGCTCGGCGACCCACTCAAGGGCGGATTTAACGCTCAGCTGACCGAGACCGTCGGAACGGTAGTCGGGGTGAACGACGACCCGTGCAATCCTCGCCCCGGAGGTGTTGGTCTCGGCCAAAGCCTTCCACTTGGCCTCTTCCCAGAGATACGACCGCGCCACTTTTTTCCTGTACTTTTTCTTCAGCTCCTCGTAGAGCTCCTTCATTATCCTCTCGGGCCAGAATGCCGGATGGAACCAGTCCTCCGGGAATACCTTTTCGCGGATGTTCCTCTCGACGTCGCCGTTGGGCAGTCTGCGGTGCATGAGGGGTATCGGGGGGTCAATACGGACGTAGCTCAGAATCCTGGGCTCGTACTCTTCCCGTTCAACAAGTTCGACTATGAGAAACCTCGAAGCTGGTGTAGAGCCCTTTATCTCAAGTATGTGCACTTCCTCGCTTCCACAGACGGGGCAGGCCTCCCTCGTGTTTGCCTCGAAGACGTGTCCGTTCTCACAGCGCCACAGGGCGACCTTCTCCTTTTGGCTGGCGTAGTGGTACTGCTCAAGCTCGGCTATGGCCTCAAAATCGCTCTCGTACTTTGCCTCCCTCGCCCTGAGTCTGTAGGTGTAGAGAAGCTCTCCGGTGAGCGGTGAGTAGCGCTTTGCCTCAAGCTCTCTTTCCCATAGGGGCCAGACCGGAATTCTGTCTCCCCCGTAGAACTTCCAGAGCCGGTAGTCATCGAAGTCAAGCACTTTGATTCCATTTCTATCCCTCGGCTCCTTCAGTATCTCTATCTCCACCTCATCACCCGTTAAGAACCACTGGGCCACTGTGCCTGTCATGTAGAGCCTGAGCCTATCCCCACTGCTCTCGACCTCAAGGATTCCAAACCAGCGGTGCTTGAAGCGCGGGATTTCGCTCCCGACAACCTTCCCGCGTATCATCATGGGAATCCCCCTATGACCTCGTCGCGAAAGGTTATAACGTTAGCCTGTTTATAACTAAGTTATGAAATTCAACAAAAGAGTTATAAAACCTTGAACGGAACCTCTCCCGGTGGGGGCTATGGAGGAAGGGTATGAAATCACTCCAGTCGCGAAGGAAGGGCGGAGGTTCTCGCTCCTGATGCTGTTCGCGGTGTGGTTCGGCGCCGGGATAAGCATCGCCGAGTTCTGGGCTGGGGCACTGCTGACGCCGGCCCTTTCCCTGTGGGCGGCCGTGGGTGTGATAATCGTCGGGCATATAATCGGCAACGCGGTGATGGGCCTTATAGCGGTGGAAGGCTACGAGACGGGCCTTCCAACTATGGTGCTGTCGAGGGGAGCCCTCGGGATAAAGGGCTCAGTCCTGCCCTCGGTGCTCAACTACCTCCAGCTCATAGGCTGGACCGCGGTCATGCTCATCGTCGGTGCGAACGCCATGAACGCCCTCTCGGGAACTTTTGGCTTCGAGAGCTATCCCCTGTGGATAATCATCCTCGGGGCCCTCGTGACCCTGTGGACTTACGTTGGGCCCCGCAGGTGGGAAGCGCTAGAGAAAGTCTCGGCGCTTCTGCTCCTCGTCCTGAGCCTGTGGCTGACATACGTGACGGTGAAGAGGTTCCCCATTGGAGAACTCCTGAGCAGGCCGGGAACCGGAGATATTGGAGTCATGCTTGCGCTCGACCTCGTCATAGCGATGCCCCTTTCGTGGGCTCCCCTCGTGGCGGACTACTCAAGGTTCGCCAGGGCTAAAGAAGGGGCCTTCTGGGGCACGTACCTCGGCTACTTCATAGCATCGAGCCTCTTCTACTTCGTCGGTGCCCTCACCAACGTTGCCGTTGGGGAGAGCGACCCCATAGGGATAATCCTCGCCTACGGCCTTGGAATCCCCGCGATGCTGATAATAATGCTCTCAACGCTGACCACCACGTTCCTGGACGTTTACTCGGCGGCAATAACCTACAAGAACATCTCGCCCGGGGCGGATGCCAAGAAACAGGTACTTCTGGTTGGCACATTGGGAACGCTCCTCGCCCTTGTCTTTCCTGTTGACAGATATGAGGGCTTCCTCATCCTCATCGGAGGGGCCTTCGTCTCCCTCACGGCCATAATGCTGACGGACTACTTCGTGGTGAGGAAGGGCTACGACCCAGAGGAGCTTCTTGACGAAAGCGGTCCCCTGGCGGGCTACAGATGGAAGGCCCTCGCCGTCTGGGGGTTGGGCTTTGCCTTCTACATTGGACTCGCCGTTGAGGGACTGCTTGGAGTTCACGTGCCCCTCTTGAGCGGAATCGGCTCTGCACTCGGGTCAAGCATTCCTACCTTCCTTCTCGTCTCCCTGCTGTACTACCTGGTGGAAAGGAGGTGAGCGTATGGAGTGGATAGCCGAAAGTCTGGATAGGATGCGCAGAAAACGCCCGCTGGTGCAGAACATAACCAACTTCGTCGTGATGAACACCACCGCGAACGCGCTCCTTGCCGTCGGGGCTTCACCTGTAATGGCCCACGCCAGGGAAGAGCTTGAGGAGATGCTCGGAATAGCGGATGCGCTGGTGGTCAACATAGGCACGCTTGACGAGCACTGGGTCGCCTCGATGATGGAAGCGGTCAGGACTGCAAAGAGGCTGAAAAAGCCCGTCGTTCTCGATCCCGTTGGAGCCGGTGCGACGAGGCTCAGAACTGAGACTGCGTTGAAGCTTCTTGAGGAAGGAGAGATAGCGGTTCTGAGGGGCAACTTCGGGGAGATAGCCGCACTCCTCGGAGAGCATGGGAAGACCAGGGGCGTTGACAGCGCGGCATACAGTCCAGACGAGGCGCGGGAACTTGCCGTCGAGGCCTCAAGGGAATTCGGCACGGTGGTTGCGGTGACCGGGCCGGTGGACTACGTGAGCGATGGGGAAAAAATCTACGCCGTCGAAAACGGGCATGAGATGCTCGGTAGGGTCACTGGGACGGGGTGCATGGTGACGGCCATCACCGGAGCCTTTGCGGCGGTTGAGGAGCCCCTCAAGGCCGCCGTATCTGCCCTCGTGGTCTTCGGGATTGCCGCCGAGAAGGCTTATGCTGAAGCCCCTTACCCCGGAACCTTCCACGTGAAGCTCTACGACTGGCTCTACCGGGTCGATGGAGAACTTGTGAAAAAGCTGGCCAGGGTGAGGCAAGTTGGGCCTTAAGGAAAAGCTGAGGCTCTACGTCATAACCGACAGACGGTTCCGGGATGAATTATCAACGGTGCAGGATGCTCTGGAAGGTGGGGCAACGGCGATACAGATGCGCATAAAGAACGCCCCAACCAGAGAAATGGTCGAGATTGGAAAAGGACTGAGGAAGCTCACCGACGAGTACGGCGCCCTCTTCTTCGTGGACGACAGAGTGGACGTTGCCCTCGCCGTCAGTGCAGACGGTGTCCAGGTGGGGCCGGACGATATGCCCGTTCCGCTGGTGAAGGAGATGGCTCCAAACCTGCTGATCGGGGCATCCGTATACAGCCTTGAGGAAGCTGTGAAGGCCGAGAGGGAGGGGGCAGACTACCTTGGTGCCGGGGCCGTGTTCCCAACTAGGACAAAGGCAGACGCATGCTATCTCGGTCTCGATGGCCTTAAGACGATCCTGGAGACTGTAAAAATCCCCGTGGTGGCGATAGGGGGAATAAACCACGAAAACGTCCGGGAGGTTTTGAGACTCGGGGTTGATGGGATAGCCGTCATCTCGGCCATAGTAGGGGCCCCCGACGTTAAGCGCGCGGCCCGTGAGATGAGGAAGATAATAGACGAGTACCTGGGGTGATGGTATGAGGACGGCCCTTACGATAGCCGGAAGCGACAGTGGGGGAGGTGCCGGGATAGAGGCCGACCTCAAGACCTTTGCCTCCTTCGGCGTCCATGGGCTCGTGGCGGTAACCTCGGTAACCGCTCAGAACACCGTTGAGGTGCGGGCGATTCACGATATCCCGCCCGAGGTGGTGGTGAGCCAGATAGAGGCCGTCGCGGACGACATCGGGGTCGATGCTGCGAAAACAGGGATGCTGAGCAACGCGGGGATAATAAAGGCCGTGGCAAAGACCGTCAAAAGGTACGGCTTTCCGCTCGTCGTTGACCCGGTGATGGTAGCTAAAAGCGGCGCGCCCCTGCTCAGGGAAGATGCAGTCAATGCCCTTGTGAGCCGGATAATTCCCCTCGCCTCCGTCGTCACCCCCAACGTTCCAGAGGCGGAGCGTCTGACAGGAATAGAGATAAAAACACTCGAAGATGCAAAAAGGGCGGCCAAGCTTATAGTGGAGGAGCTCGGCGCTGGAGCGGCGGTGGTTAAGGGGGGTCACCTGGGGCTCGGTGAGGCCGTTGACGTGCTGTATCACGACGGCAGGTTCAGGGAGTACAGGGCAGAGTTCGTTAAGGGCTGCACCCACGGAACTGGCTGCTCCTTCTCGGCGGCAATCGCGGCAAACCTTGCCAGGGGAAAACCACTGGAAGAGGCCGTTGGGGAAGCGAAGAGGTTCATTACGATGGGCATCAGGTACGGGGTGCGTCTGGGCCATGGACACTGCCCGGTAAACCAGAACGCGTGGAGGGACGTCCCCGCTCTGAAATGGAAGGTTTACAAGGAGCTGGACTCGGTGAGGAGTGCACTTAAGGGCTCTGAGGACGCGGTTCTTATCTGCGCACTCCCCCTGCCCTACGGTGCCGACAGGGAGAACATTGCTGTTCTAAGAGACGGAAAAATAACCTTCGGCGCTCCAGAGGACATCGCAGGCGTTCTTCTCCGGAAAATGCGGGAACGGCTGGAGCTCAGGTGTCTGCTGATTCTCGATGGGGAATACGTGTTCGGAACCTCCCCTGTGGAGGTGGTGAGAAAGGCGGGCCTGTGAGATTTCACCGATACTCTTATTAGCGTTAAGGCTATCATCTTAATGGTGATTCTCATGAAAGACCCCTACGCGTGGATGGAAAACCTCAAGGATGAGCGGGTTCTCAGACTCGTTGAGGAGGAGAACGAACGCTTTAGGGAGTTCGTTGGGAGCCTAAGCGACGAACTGTTTCCGGAGGTCTGGAAATACTACTCGATGCCGACTCTCTATGGTGCGAGGCTCACAGAGAAGGGCATCGTAGCGATGTACAAGGAGAGGGACAGGCAGGTCATCAGGTGGCTGGGCGGTGACACCGTAGTCGATTCCAAGGCCCTTGAGGAAGAGCTCAACGACGAGGTTCTGCTCCAGGGCTTCACGGCCGACGGAGAGGGGAGATTCCTCGCATACAGCTTCTCGATAGGCGGCGCTGACGAGGGGGTAACCCGAATCATAGACCTTGAAACCGGAAAGCTCATCGATGAGATGGAGCCCTCTGTCTGGAACGTGACCTTCCTTGGGGACGGCTATTACTTCTCCCGCTTCTACCGGCACGGTGAAACGCCCGACGGAGTTAAAGCTCCGGCGGTGAGGCTCTTCTGGAAGGACGGCAGTGGAGAGAGGATGGTCTTCGGCGAGGGGCTCGGCTCCGGCTACTTCATCGGGCTGAACAAGAGCACCGATGGAAGGTGGGCGATGGTAACGGTCACCTTCGGCTGGAACAGGGCGGACATTTACACCGGGCCGATAGACGCCCCGGACCTGTGGAGGAAGGTCTATTCGGCGGACGTGCCTGCCGAACCCATCGACGTAATCGGCGGGAAGCTCTACGTCCTCACGAGGGAGGGAAAGGGCCTCGGAAAGGTCATAGCCATCGAGGGGGAGAACGTCACCGAGGTTATCCCAGAGGGCGAATTCCCGCTGGAGTGGGCGGTCATCGTGGACGGAAAAATCCTCGCCGGCAGGCTCGTCCACGCGAGCTACCGCCTTGAGGTCTACTCCCTGGAGGGTGAAAAGCTGGATGAGATAACGTTCGACCTTCCGGGAAGCGCCCATCTCCTCGATACCGATGGGAAGAGGGCGCTCATAAGGTATGAGAGCTTCACGGTTCCGTACAGGCTCTACGAATTCGATGGGGGGCTTAAGCTCATAGAGGGGCGGGATGTTGAAGGGAGCTTCGAGGTAGAGGAGGACTTCGCAGTCTCCAGAGACGGGACGAGGGTTCACTACTTCCTCGTGAAGGGTGAAGATGACGGGAAGAAGGCGTGGGTCTTCGGCTACGGCGGCTTCAACATCTCACTGACGCCAAGGTTCTTTCCACATGTGATACCCTTCATAAAGCGCGGCGGAACGTTCGCCATGGCCAATCTCCGCGGCGGCTCCGAGTACGGCGAGGAGTGGCACCGCGCAGGGATGAGGGAGAACAAGCAGAACGTCTTCGACGACTTCATAGCGGTTCTCGGCAAACTGAAGGCCGAGGGCTATCGGGTTGCCGCGTGGGGAAGGAGCAACGGCGGGCTTTTGGTATCGGCAACGCTCACCCAGAGGCCTGACGTCATGGACGCTGCGCTGATAGGCTACCCCGTTATAGACATGCTCAGCTTCCACAGGCTCTACATCGGCAGCGTGTGGGTTCCAGAATACGGAAACCCCGACGACCCAAAGGACAGGGAGTTCCTGCTGAGGTACAGTCCCTACCATAACGTGAAGCCGGCCAAGTATCCGCCTACCCTGATCTACACCGGCCTCCACGACGACCGCGTTCATCCTGCCCACGCGCTCAAGTTCTTCAAACTGCTGAAGGAAGTCGGTGCTCCGGTCTATCTCCGCGTCGAAACAAAAAGCGGCCACATGGGCGCCTCACCGGAAACGAGGGCGAGGGAACTGACCGACCTTCTAGCCTTTGTCATCAAAACCCTCTGACCCCACATCTTTCAATTTCTTCCGGAAAGCTCGAAAAGTTCTTATATCTGGGAATGAGAGTAATAGATTAGGGGCGGAATCATGTACAGCAAGAGGATATCAACGGGTATTCCAGGACTCGATGTCATGCTCAGGGGCGGATTGATACCCGGAAGAACGTACCTGGTAAAAGGTGCTCCGGGCACCGGTAAAACTACCCTCGCCATGCACTTTGCAATGGCGGGAATCGCCAACGGTGAGAACGTCCTGTACGTAACGCTTGAAGAGCCGGCCGAGAACCTCAAGCCAGACATGGCAAAGCTGGGGTTCAACGTAAACGACGTCCGCTTTACACTCATAGACGCCACCCCCACCTCGGAGAGATACGTCCTGGTCGAGGATTTCTTCGAGTCCTTCGCGGGGAGCATGGAGAAAATGACCGCCGCAATAAAGGAGCAGCTGAGGGAGAGGCACTACACCAGGGTCATCCTGGATCCAATAACCATGCTCAAGCTGACGTCCTCGGAGGAGATGGAATACAGAAAGGCCTTTCTGAGCTTTGTGAAGAGCATGGCCAGGATGAAGGCAACCGTCCTGATGACCTCCGAACTTCAGAGGACGGACATCGAAGAGTACCTCGTGAGCGGTGTCATAGAGCTGAGGATGTTTGATATTCAAGGGACGCTCTACCGCGGACTGAAAATACTGAAGTTCAGGGGGAGCGGCTTTGACTCCAGCATGCGCCCCTACGAGATAACCGACAGGGGGATAGTCGTCCACCACGACCGCGTCATCTCACTACCCTGACGCCTCTATCATCGCCATTATCTTTCTGTGCAGCTGTTTTATCATCTCCCTTCTGTCCTCCATAAGGACCACATCGCTTGAGCCTATCACCTCAAGGTTGAAGGCGAAGGGGCTCGGGAGTTTGTTGTGCTCGACCACCACCCTTATCCTGCCCTCCCTGATCCATTCGAGGAAGAGTTCGGCAGCCTCAACGTCCATCTTGTCCTCCATTATCTCGCGGTAGACCTCCTTGAGAAGCGGGAAGTCCGGGTGGTTCTCCTTGAGCACCTTGAGGAGTGCAACGGCCATGACCTGCTGTCTGCCGAGGCGCTTGCTCCTTCCGATGTACCTCCGCAGGATTAAGAGCCCCCGGTTGGCGACGTGCCTGAAGCGTCTCTTGAGGAGTTCCGTGTTGTCCAGGGCCCTCCTGAGAACCTCTCGAAGGTCTTTGATTTCAAACAGCGCCATTATTTCATCCTTGCTCAGCCTCTTCTCCGGCGGGAGGAGCAGGGCGAAGCCGTTGTCGTTTATGGCGACGCCGACGTTGCAGTTCTTCCACTGGCTCACCATGTACGCAAAGGCCCTGCTCAGGGCGTCGTTTGCGCGCCTCCCGATGAGGGTGTGGAAAAAGTAGCGGTTCCTCTTATCCCCGAGGACTTCCTCGACGAGGAGGGTCTCATCGTCCGGAACGGTTGAGTACTTCGCCTGCTCGCGGAAGTAGGCCAAAATCGCCTTCGCGGTCCTCTCGTCTATCCCGTACTTCCTCATGAGCAGGCTCTTGGCGCGGCGGTTGCCCACCAGGCCGGCAACCTCCTTTCTAAAGCGCTGCACGTCAAGGGCCAGGTCGAAGCTGAGCGGGAGCATCTCGGAGAACCAGGCGGGGATGGTAGGCTTTGCCCCCTCGCGGGGAATCACGTAAATTTTGTTGCCCCTGCTCTTGACGAACTCATAGGTTCTCCCAGCCAGGACGAAAATGTCGCCGGGCATCAGCCTCTCGGCAAACTCTTCCTCAACCGTCCCGATCATCTGCTTGTCCATGGTATAGACCCTGATCTTTGCCTCGTCTGGTATCGTGCCGGTGTTCATATAGTAGATAGCCCTCGTCATCTTGCCGCGCCTTCCAAACTTTCCGTCCTCCAGCCATATCTTGGCGTAGACCTTCCTCTCCTCCAGGCCGGCGTACTCCCCGGCGAGATACCTCAGCACGCTCATGAAGTCTTCAAAGGGCAGGTCCCTGTACGGATAGGCGCGCCTCACAAGCCTGTACGCGTCTTCAACATTCCACACCTGATTGAGCGCCATCCCCAGGAGGTGCTGGACGAGAACGTCCAGGGGGTTCTTGGGTATCCTTATCCGGTCGAGCCTCCTGTTGCGGGCGTTGTGGGCGAGGACCGTTACCTCGACCAAATCGTCCCTGTCAAGGGCCAGAATAACCCCCTTGCTGACATCGTGGAGTCTGTGTCCCGCTCTCCCTATCCTCTGCAAAGCGCGGTTGACACTCTTTGGAGAACCGATTAGGATGACAAGGTCTATTGTACCGATGTCAATTCCAAGCTCAAGGCTTGTCGAAGTGACGACCGCTTTAAGCTCGCCCCTCTTGAGCTTCTCCTCAACGTCCAGTCTAACGTCCCTCGACAGCGAGGAATGGTGCGCCTCTATAAGACCCTCGAACTCCGGATAGCGCTTTTTCAGGTTGAAGGCGACCCTCTCCGCACCGCTCCTCGTGTTGGTGAAGATGAGCGTCGTCCTGTGCTCCCTGATGAGCTCCGCCAGACGGCGGTACAGGGCGTTGCTGAGCGTCCCGGCGTCCGTGTAAACGAGGTCGTCAACCACGCTCTCGACCCATATCTTCGTCTGCTTGGCAAAGCTGGCGTCAACTATCAGGCCCGGCCTCGGCTTCCCATCGTCGTCAAAACCGAAGACGAACTTTGCGACCTCTTCGAGGGGATGTATCGTCGCGCTCAGTCCTATCCTCACGAACTCGTTCTCCGACCAGCTGGCGAGCCTCTCGACGCTGAGCGCGAGGTGGGTTCCCCTCTTGTTCTCAGCCAGTGCATGAACCTCGTCTATGATGAGGTATTTAACCGTCTTGAGCCTCTCGCGGAACTTGGGGGCGTTCAGGGCTATGGCGAGGCTCTCCGGGGTGGTGATGAGTATGTGCGGCGGCCTCTTCACCATCTTGCTTTTCTCGTAGCTCGATGTGTCGCTCGTTCTTATGCCAACCCTTATGTCCGGAATCTCATAGCCGAGCTCCTTTGCGACCTCCTTTATCTCGGCCAGGGGGCCCTCAAGGTTCCTCTTGATGTCGTTGTTGAGTGCCCTCAGCGGGGAGACGTAGAGCACGTAGATTTTATCCTCAAGCTTTCCGGCCTTGCCGAGGAGAATGAGCTCGTTTATGGCGGCAAGAAATGCTGAAAGGGTCTTTCCAGAGCCGGTTGGTGAGGAGATGAGCACGTTTTCGCCCCTGTGAATCTCAATCACCGCGTAGCGCTGGGGAGGGGTGAAGGTTCCAAACTTCCGCTTAAACCACTCCCTAACCGGCTCGCTGAGTATCCCAAATATCTCATCGTCCGTGTATTCCCTCTCGGCGTAGCGTATCCTTTCCCCGCTCATCGAAGGTTGGTTCGGTTTTCGATTTTTAAGCTATTCGGTTACCTTAACAAACTTTTTAAGTACAGATTGAGAACTAAAACCGGTGGGAACATGGAGTCCATAAGGAAGGTCATAGAGGAGTTCAACAGACTTCACGGAACCGAGGCTCGGGCGAGGATATTGAGGGCAGAGGGAGACGATGTCATCATCGAGTTCTCGGGCTCGTTCTGTGCCACCTGCGGACTCTACGACTACTTCGAGGATATCAAGTGGGAAGCTGTGGACTTCGGCCTGGAAATCGAGCCAGTGGAGGTCCTGGAGGCCGA
This genomic stretch from Thermococcus sp. harbors:
- the mrtA gene encoding CPBP family archaeomyxosortase MrtA; amino-acid sequence: MEVRRNPWVLYIALLLFILLVRYSGGGIFRWAGYNLLFYFVAPMLLARLLGFKPSELGVQIGKKDGYKWALILFLLAIPLSFYGTTVPEMKNYYPIFEYSGWGDFFLKELAVGVIMFSHEAFYRGIVLFPLARKNEWLGILAQDVPYTLVHIGKPGIEVPYSFVAGIIFAKLDLKSESFLPSFLLHWFGSVLFDLLCVLL
- a CDS encoding heparan-alpha-glucosaminide N-acetyltransferase, which produces MFGFEIYTGRRYWEIDLLRGVGITMMVISNFVTDLQLFLNYSSHRTFWLGFAITTASIFVFASGLSMWISYSRTLGKKPNPYWKYLRRFFKLFGLGLLITATTYFLGMTIHFGILHFLGLATLLGVLFYRFGRLNALWAVFFILGHLVLRNFHDGLWLLPVGVLPENYFAPDYFPVFPWFGVFLLGMAAGSVFYPDGRRKREIGLPSSPLIHFVAFAGRHTLLIYLVHQPILVGLLRLIHGPLPGLPV
- a CDS encoding GNAT family N-acetyltransferase, translating into MMIRGKVVGSEIPRFKHRWFGILEVESSGDRLRLYMTGTVAQWFLTGDEVEIEILKEPRDRNGIKVLDFDDYRLWKFYGGDRIPVWPLWERELEAKRYSPLTGELLYTYRLRAREAKYESDFEAIAELEQYHYASQKEKVALWRCENGHVFEANTREACPVCGSEEVHILEIKGSTPASRFLIVELVEREEYEPRILSYVRIDPPIPLMHRRLPNGDVERNIREKVFPEDWFHPAFWPERIMKELYEELKKKYRKKVARSYLWEEAKWKALAETNTSGARIARVVVHPDYRSDGLGQLSVKSALEWVAERRIPEMRKRKHIVETIAQMARYNPFFEKVGFRFLWETASGRPVLFYPLTEEAKEYIERFLKEDPYAPEDGRLWRPSYGRVEPLDGPIVFKNVSKVFESELDIKGLPEEIQELLKAFGVRHRVIQRPVLRNLNFEIEPGELIAVVGASGAGKTTLLRLILGAANGWWEERFRPTGGEIAVPGNVKASVLIPGEFEPNFGSESILEHVYRKIRDINAAVEILNRAGLSDAVLYRAKFSELSTGQKERAKIASLLAEKPNLLLMDEFAAHLDTLTAMRVAKKVAEIIREAGITALIITHRPEVLRALDPDKVLFVGYGTARLQTKLEGREEGRE
- the cytX gene encoding putative hydroxymethylpyrimidine transporter CytX, whose protein sequence is MEEGYEITPVAKEGRRFSLLMLFAVWFGAGISIAEFWAGALLTPALSLWAAVGVIIVGHIIGNAVMGLIAVEGYETGLPTMVLSRGALGIKGSVLPSVLNYLQLIGWTAVMLIVGANAMNALSGTFGFESYPLWIIILGALVTLWTYVGPRRWEALEKVSALLLLVLSLWLTYVTVKRFPIGELLSRPGTGDIGVMLALDLVIAMPLSWAPLVADYSRFARAKEGAFWGTYLGYFIASSLFYFVGALTNVAVGESDPIGIILAYGLGIPAMLIIMLSTLTTTFLDVYSAAITYKNISPGADAKKQVLLVGTLGTLLALVFPVDRYEGFLILIGGAFVSLTAIMLTDYFVVRKGYDPEELLDESGPLAGYRWKALAVWGLGFAFYIGLAVEGLLGVHVPLLSGIGSALGSSIPTFLLVSLLYYLVERR
- the thiM gene encoding hydroxyethylthiazole kinase, yielding MEWIAESLDRMRRKRPLVQNITNFVVMNTTANALLAVGASPVMAHAREELEEMLGIADALVVNIGTLDEHWVASMMEAVRTAKRLKKPVVLDPVGAGATRLRTETALKLLEEGEIAVLRGNFGEIAALLGEHGKTRGVDSAAYSPDEARELAVEASREFGTVVAVTGPVDYVSDGEKIYAVENGHEMLGRVTGTGCMVTAITGAFAAVEEPLKAAVSALVVFGIAAEKAYAEAPYPGTFHVKLYDWLYRVDGELVKKLARVRQVGP
- the thiE gene encoding thiamine phosphate synthase codes for the protein MGLKEKLRLYVITDRRFRDELSTVQDALEGGATAIQMRIKNAPTREMVEIGKGLRKLTDEYGALFFVDDRVDVALAVSADGVQVGPDDMPVPLVKEMAPNLLIGASVYSLEEAVKAEREGADYLGAGAVFPTRTKADACYLGLDGLKTILETVKIPVVAIGGINHENVREVLRLGVDGIAVISAIVGAPDVKRAAREMRKIIDEYLG
- the thiD gene encoding bifunctional hydroxymethylpyrimidine kinase/phosphomethylpyrimidine kinase, coding for MRTALTIAGSDSGGGAGIEADLKTFASFGVHGLVAVTSVTAQNTVEVRAIHDIPPEVVVSQIEAVADDIGVDAAKTGMLSNAGIIKAVAKTVKRYGFPLVVDPVMVAKSGAPLLREDAVNALVSRIIPLASVVTPNVPEAERLTGIEIKTLEDAKRAAKLIVEELGAGAAVVKGGHLGLGEAVDVLYHDGRFREYRAEFVKGCTHGTGCSFSAAIAANLARGKPLEEAVGEAKRFITMGIRYGVRLGHGHCPVNQNAWRDVPALKWKVYKELDSVRSALKGSEDAVLICALPLPYGADRENIAVLRDGKITFGAPEDIAGVLLRKMRERLELRCLLILDGEYVFGTSPVEVVRKAGL